In the Candidatus Fusobacterium pullicola genome, one interval contains:
- the ruvA gene encoding Holliday junction branch migration protein RuvA: MFEYLRGCVEYKKPDYLALDVNGVGYKVNISLRVYDRIKTGENIRLYIFNYIKEDAFKLIGFLEERERNLFEMLLGVKGVGVSLALSIMSTFDVEQLRKIVAENDYATLKRVPKLGEKKAQQVILDLKGKLKAIGNLFTQEENLFESFTIEDELYEALEALGYSQKEINSLVSKEEIRGFKSIEEAIKCVLKKVKY; this comes from the coding sequence ATGTTTGAATATTTAAGAGGTTGTGTTGAGTACAAAAAACCAGATTACCTAGCCCTAGATGTAAATGGGGTAGGGTACAAGGTAAATATATCATTAAGAGTTTATGATAGGATAAAGACTGGTGAAAATATTAGATTATATATATTTAACTACATAAAGGAAGACGCTTTTAAGCTGATTGGATTTTTAGAGGAAAGAGAGAGAAACCTATTTGAGATGCTTTTAGGTGTGAAGGGAGTAGGAGTCTCTCTTGCCCTTTCTATAATGTCTACCTTTGATGTGGAGCAACTTAGAAAGATTGTAGCTGAAAATGATTATGCCACTCTAAAGAGAGTTCCTAAGCTTGGAGAGAAAAAAGCTCAACAGGTAATATTGGATTTAAAAGGAAAATTAAAAGCCATAGGAAATCTATTTACTCAAGAGGAAAATCTATTTGAAAGTTTCACTATTGAAGATGAGTTATATGAGGCTCTTGAAGCTCTGGGATATAGTCAAAAGGAGATAAACTCTTTAGTATCAAAAGAGGAGATAAGAGGATTTAAATCTATAGAGGAAGCTATTAAGTGTGTACTAAAAAAAGTTAAATATTAA
- the uvrA gene encoding excinuclease ABC subunit UvrA: MLDKIVIKGAREHNLKNIDIEIPKNKFVVITGVSGSGKSSLAFDTIYSEGQRRYVESLSAYARQFIGQMTKPDVDSIEGLAPAISIEQKTTNRNPRSTVGTITEVYDYMRLLFAHIGTAHCPVCNRPVEKQSIEEIVEGALDRFQEGNKMIVLAPVIKDKKGTHKNLFLNLLKKGFVRARVNGEILYLEDEITLDKNKKHNIEVVIDRLVLKKEDKEFQSRLTQGVESASELSNGKIILNVNGEDFSYSENYACPEHEEVSIPDLTPRLFSFNAPFGACPECKGIGKKLEVDENKLIEDEELSILDGGMYIPGASSRKGYSWEIFKAMAKAFNIDISKPIKEMSKRDLDIVFHGANEKFRFDYEGDDFQFHGYKEYEGAVKNLERRYYETFSDAMKEEIENKYMIERVCKVCNGKRLKPEVLAVTVGDKNIMELCDMSIKDALSFFNQITLTPKQEKIAKEILKEIRERLSFMINVGLDYLSLGRETKTLSGGESQRIRLATQIGSGLTGVLYVLDEPSIGLHQKDNDKLLATLGRLKDLGNTLIVVEHDEDTMLQADEIIDIGPRAGAYGGEIVAHGTPKEVMENSQSLTGKYLKGELKIEVPSSRRSWDKSLKIIGAKGNNLKNIDVEIPLGVMTVVTGVSGSGKSTLINHTLFPVLFNKLNKGKLYPLEYKALEGTEYLEKVINIDQSPIGRTPRSNPATYTKIFDDIRTLFAETKDAKAHGFTKGRFSFNVKGGRCEACQGAGIIKIEMNFLPDVYVECEVCKGKRYNKETLDVFYKGKNISEVLNMSVAEAYEFFQNIPSLERKLKVLIDVGLDYIKLGQPATTLSGGEAQRIKLATELSKMTKGKTIYILDEPTTGLHFEDIRKLLEVLNRLVEKGNSVVIIEHNLDVIKTADYIIDIGPDGGDRGGTVVACGTPEDITKVEESYTGKYIKRMLESANVESKIIPVPKKRGRKKKELLEVAEEEVNLKK, encoded by the coding sequence ATATATTCTGAGGGGCAAAGAAGATATGTAGAGAGTTTATCAGCCTATGCAAGACAGTTCATAGGACAGATGACTAAGCCAGATGTAGATAGCATAGAGGGACTTGCCCCTGCTATCTCTATTGAGCAAAAAACAACTAACAGAAACCCTCGTTCTACAGTGGGAACTATCACTGAAGTATATGACTATATGAGACTTTTATTTGCTCATATTGGTACTGCTCACTGCCCAGTTTGTAATAGACCTGTGGAGAAACAGAGTATTGAGGAGATAGTTGAAGGAGCCCTAGACAGATTTCAGGAAGGGAACAAAATGATAGTTCTTGCTCCAGTAATTAAGGATAAAAAGGGAACTCATAAAAATCTTTTTCTAAACCTCTTAAAGAAAGGATTTGTGAGGGCTAGAGTAAACGGGGAGATTCTTTATTTAGAAGATGAGATAACACTAGATAAGAATAAAAAGCATAACATTGAGGTTGTAATTGATAGACTTGTGTTAAAAAAAGAGGATAAAGAGTTTCAAAGTAGGCTTACACAGGGAGTAGAGAGTGCTTCTGAACTTTCTAATGGAAAAATCATACTAAATGTAAACGGAGAGGATTTTAGTTACAGTGAAAACTATGCCTGTCCAGAGCATGAAGAGGTGAGTATTCCAGATTTAACTCCTCGTCTATTTTCTTTCAATGCTCCATTCGGTGCTTGTCCAGAGTGCAAGGGTATAGGAAAAAAACTTGAAGTAGATGAGAATAAACTGATAGAGGATGAGGAACTATCTATATTAGATGGTGGAATGTATATCCCCGGAGCATCTAGTAGAAAAGGTTATAGTTGGGAGATTTTTAAAGCTATGGCTAAAGCCTTCAACATTGATATATCTAAGCCTATAAAAGAGATGAGTAAAAGAGATTTAGATATAGTTTTTCATGGGGCTAACGAGAAATTTAGATTCGACTATGAGGGAGATGACTTCCAATTCCACGGATACAAGGAGTATGAGGGAGCAGTAAAAAATCTAGAGAGAAGATACTATGAAACTTTCTCTGATGCTATGAAGGAAGAGATTGAGAATAAGTATATGATTGAGAGAGTTTGTAAGGTATGTAATGGTAAGAGATTAAAACCTGAAGTACTGGCTGTAACTGTTGGAGACAAAAATATTATGGAGCTATGTGACATGAGTATAAAGGACGCCTTAAGTTTTTTCAATCAGATAACTCTCACACCTAAACAGGAAAAAATTGCCAAAGAGATACTTAAGGAGATAAGAGAGAGATTATCCTTTATGATAAATGTAGGTCTTGATTATCTAAGTCTTGGTAGAGAAACTAAGACTCTTTCTGGTGGAGAGTCACAAAGGATAAGACTTGCTACTCAGATTGGTTCAGGGTTAACTGGAGTACTCTATGTACTAGATGAACCAAGTATAGGGTTACATCAAAAGGATAATGATAAGTTATTAGCTACCCTTGGAAGACTAAAGGACTTAGGAAATACTCTTATAGTTGTAGAACATGACGAGGATACTATGCTACAAGCTGATGAGATAATCGATATTGGACCTAGAGCTGGAGCTTATGGTGGAGAGATAGTGGCTCATGGAACACCAAAAGAGGTAATGGAAAATTCTCAATCACTGACTGGAAAATATTTGAAAGGGGAGTTAAAGATAGAGGTACCTAGTTCTAGACGTAGTTGGGATAAATCTTTAAAAATCATTGGAGCAAAGGGAAATAACTTAAAAAATATAGATGTTGAGATTCCTTTAGGTGTGATGACAGTTGTCACTGGAGTGAGTGGAAGTGGAAAGTCTACTCTTATCAACCATACACTTTTCCCAGTACTATTTAATAAATTGAACAAGGGAAAACTTTATCCATTGGAGTACAAAGCACTTGAGGGGACTGAGTATCTAGAGAAGGTTATCAATATTGACCAAAGCCCTATCGGTAGAACACCTCGTTCTAATCCAGCTACATATACAAAGATATTTGATGATATCAGAACTCTTTTTGCTGAAACTAAAGACGCTAAGGCTCATGGATTTACAAAGGGAAGATTCTCATTCAATGTAAAGGGTGGAAGATGTGAAGCTTGTCAAGGAGCTGGAATTATCAAAATAGAGATGAATTTCCTTCCAGATGTATATGTTGAGTGTGAGGTGTGTAAGGGTAAAAGATACAATAAGGAAACATTAGATGTTTTCTATAAGGGAAAAAACATATCTGAGGTCTTAAATATGAGTGTGGCTGAAGCTTATGAGTTCTTCCAAAATATTCCTTCCCTTGAGAGAAAATTAAAAGTATTGATAGATGTAGGACTTGACTACATAAAGCTTGGACAACCTGCCACTACACTGTCTGGAGGAGAGGCTCAAAGGATAAAATTAGCTACTGAATTATCTAAAATGACTAAGGGAAAAACTATCTATATACTTGATGAGCCAACTACTGGACTACACTTTGAGGATATTAGAAAACTATTGGAAGTTCTCAATAGACTTGTAGAGAAGGGAAATAGTGTTGTAATTATTGAGCATAATCTAGATGTTATTAAAACAGCTGACTATATAATAGATATTGGACCTGATGGTGGAGATAGAGGGGGAACTGTTGTTGCCTGTGGAACTCCAGAGGATATTACCAAGGTAGAGGAAAGCTACACAGGAAAATATATCAAAAGAATGTTAGAGAGTGCTAATGTTGAGAGTAAAATTATACCTGTACCTAAAAAAAGAGGTAGAAAGAAGAAAGAGCTTTTAGAGGTAGCTGAAGAGGAAGTTAACCTAAAAAAATAA